From bacterium:
ATTAAGGTAAAGGCCAAAAAAGATAAAGAATGTATTAAGGTTTCTGTTATTGATAATGGCGAGGGCATTCCTCCTGAAGATACAGAAAGAATTTTTACCACTTTCTATCAGATTGGTATAGAACCGGGCCCTGGAGCTAAAGGATTAGGATTAGGTTTGCCTATATGTAAAGAAATTATTAAGCTGCATCGCGGCGAAATCTGGGTAGAAAGCAGGAAAGGCAAAGGTTCTGATTTTAGTTTTACCGTTCCGTGTTATAAAATGAAGGGATTAAGTGAATATGTAGAAGATAATGTTAATTTTTCCCGGGTAATTGGAAGAGAATTTAGCATTCTACGTATAGAAGTAGAAAACATTCACGGCATAGAAAAGAAACTGGGGAAAGAGGGAATTATAATCAAAAGAATCAAAAAGAGTCTTGAAGAAAAACTACGCAAGGCTGTTGATTACGGGCCTCTGCAAAAAGGCAGTAGTTTATTCATTGGACTGCCCAACAGTAATGTGAAACAATCTTCTGCTTTAGCTGAGAGACTGGTAAAAGAGTTAAAAGCTGTGCAGTTCCCCATCCCTCTTTCTTTAATAATAGGAATTGCAACCTATCCGGCTGATGGCGGCACAGCGGAAGAATTGATTAAAAGCTGCATGAGCACCAGTAAGGAGAAAAAATTTAAAATTGGCTAAAAAGATATTAGTAGTGGATGATGAAGTGGAGTTAACCAAAGCTATGACGATCAGGTTAACTGCAGCAGGTTATGAGGTGAGCATTGCTCATGATGGAGAGGAAGCTTTAAAAAAAGCCCGCCAGGAGAAACCTGATCTTATTATTTTGGACTTGATGTTACCCAAAATAGATGGGTATAAGGTGTGCCGTCTTCTTAAATTTGACCAGAAGTATAGAGAGATACCTATAATAATGGTTACTGCCAGGGTTGAGGAAGATGATAAGAGATTGGGCATGGAGACAGGCACTGATGAATATATTACAAAACCATTTGACTGGTCAGACCTTTTGGAAAAAATAACTAAATTCATACCATGTGAGGAGAAAGAATGAATGAGAAAATTCTGATAGTAGAAGACGAAGAAGACCTGAGAAAAGCCCTGGAGATCAGACTAAAGCAGCATAATTTCAGAGTAATTATGAGTAAAGATGGTGAAGATGGTCTGAAGAAGGCTAAAGAGGAATTTCCCGACCTGATTATTCTGGATGTCGTTCTACCAAAAATGAGCGGTTTTGAAGCTTGCCATCGCTTAAAAGCTGACCCTGAATATAAAC
This genomic window contains:
- a CDS encoding response regulator is translated as MAKKILVVDDEVELTKAMTIRLTAAGYEVSIAHDGEEALKKARQEKPDLIILDLMLPKIDGYKVCRLLKFDQKYREIPIIMVTARVEEDDKRLGMETGTDEYITKPFDWSDLLEKITKFIPCEEKE
- a CDS encoding response regulator — its product is MNEKILIVEDEEDLRKALEIRLKQHNFRVIMSKDGEDGLKKAKEEFPDLIILDVVLPKMSGFEACHRLKADPEYKHIPVLMLSIKSSEDAVKKGYENGTDEYITKPFDWPFLFEKIKSLLSKK